In one Janibacter cremeus genomic region, the following are encoded:
- the iolB gene encoding 5-deoxy-glucuronate isomerase, with the protein MSHAPRTGADNDRWFHPFAAKGEGWVVEITDAVDGWQYTSLRVAELAPGASVGHVLTGEEGIVVPLTGGAVVETVRERGRSRTVLTGRTSVFAGPSDTLYVPAGTELTLTNDGDRPVRIALCGARVQDGTGGDRHVIHVPVADVPVELRGAGTCSREVRGFGMPGTLPEAEQILACEVITPAGGWSSYPPHKHDTDRPGEESRLEEIYYFETQAVGDAEAGRPPLTRGAERDDGLEPVGYQQVYGAGGRDIDVLVEVATGDTVLVPHGWHGPAMAAPDADLYYLNVMAGPGPERVWLICDDPAHGAIRATWTGQDINDRLPMGGVQ; encoded by the coding sequence GTGAGCCACGCACCCCGCACCGGTGCCGACAACGACCGCTGGTTCCACCCCTTCGCCGCGAAGGGGGAGGGCTGGGTCGTCGAGATCACCGACGCCGTCGACGGATGGCAGTACACCTCCCTCCGCGTGGCCGAGCTGGCGCCCGGAGCCTCCGTCGGCCATGTCCTCACCGGCGAGGAGGGCATCGTCGTGCCCCTCACCGGCGGTGCCGTCGTCGAGACCGTGCGCGAGCGCGGCCGGTCACGGACCGTGCTGACCGGGCGCACGAGCGTCTTCGCCGGGCCGAGCGACACGCTCTACGTGCCGGCCGGCACCGAGCTGACCCTGACCAACGACGGGGACCGTCCCGTCCGGATCGCACTGTGCGGTGCGCGGGTCCAGGACGGTACCGGCGGTGACCGCCACGTCATCCACGTCCCCGTCGCCGACGTCCCCGTCGAGCTGCGCGGTGCAGGCACGTGCAGCCGCGAGGTGCGCGGCTTCGGGATGCCCGGCACGCTCCCCGAGGCGGAGCAGATCCTCGCCTGCGAGGTCATCACCCCCGCCGGTGGCTGGAGCTCCTACCCGCCGCACAAGCACGACACCGACCGTCCCGGGGAGGAGAGCCGGCTCGAGGAGATCTACTACTTCGAGACGCAGGCCGTCGGCGACGCCGAGGCGGGACGTCCGCCGCTGACCCGCGGCGCCGAGCGCGATGACGGTCTCGAGCCCGTCGGCTACCAGCAGGTGTACGGCGCCGGGGGGCGCGACATCGACGTGCTCGTGGAGGTCGCGACGGGGGACACGGTCCTCGTCCCCCACGGGTGGCACGGGCCGGCCATGGCCGCCCCCGACGCCGACCTGTACTACCTGAACGTCATGGCCGGGCCCGGCCCCGAGCGGGTCTGGCTCATCTGCGACGACCCGGCCCACGGGGCGATCCGTGCGACCTGGACCGGCCAGGACATCAACGACCGACTGCCCATGGGAGGCGTGCAGTGA
- a CDS encoding Cgl0159 family (beta/alpha)8-fold protein codes for MSATTGARRSVDVAHLTAVRASDPGAFARAWARRSRRSLLGEDGRMLLVAADHPARGALGIRGEAMAMGSRTDLLERLATALSRPGVDGVLGTPDVLDDLLLMGALEDKVVIGSMNRGGLQGAAFELDDRFTGYSAAEIARCGIDGGKMLTRIALDDPGSVATLEASGHAVSELADQGIMAMVEPFWSQRRDGKVVNLLDPESTIKSIGVASALGTSSAHTWLKLPVVDDLERVMDATTLPTLLLGGDPTGDPRDTYAAWGRSLTIPQVRGLVVGRALLYPPDGDVAAAVDIAADLVHGGAQ; via the coding sequence GTGAGCGCCACGACGGGCGCCCGGCGATCGGTCGACGTCGCCCACCTCACCGCGGTGCGGGCGAGCGATCCGGGTGCCTTCGCCCGTGCCTGGGCGCGGCGCTCGCGACGGTCGCTCCTCGGCGAGGACGGCCGGATGCTGCTCGTCGCCGCCGACCACCCGGCCCGCGGCGCCCTCGGGATCCGTGGCGAGGCGATGGCGATGGGCTCGCGCACGGACCTGCTCGAACGGCTCGCGACCGCGCTCTCCCGCCCGGGCGTCGACGGTGTCCTCGGGACGCCGGACGTGCTCGACGACCTGCTGCTCATGGGAGCCCTCGAGGACAAGGTCGTCATCGGCTCGATGAACCGTGGTGGCCTCCAGGGCGCCGCCTTCGAGCTCGACGACCGCTTCACCGGGTACAGCGCCGCGGAGATCGCCCGCTGCGGCATCGACGGTGGCAAGATGCTCACCCGCATCGCCCTCGACGACCCGGGCAGCGTGGCCACCCTCGAGGCGAGCGGCCACGCGGTCTCCGAGCTCGCCGACCAGGGGATCATGGCCATGGTCGAGCCGTTCTGGTCGCAGCGTCGTGACGGCAAGGTCGTCAACCTCCTCGACCCCGAGAGCACGATCAAGTCGATCGGTGTCGCCTCCGCCCTAGGCACGAGCAGTGCCCACACCTGGCTCAAGCTGCCGGTCGTCGACGACCTCGAGCGGGTCATGGACGCCACGACGCTGCCGACCCTGCTGCTCGGCGGCGACCCCACGGGCGACCCCCGCGACACCTACGCCGCATGGGGCCGCTCCCTCACCATCCCGCAGGTCCGCGGCCTCGTCGTCGGTCGCGCCCTGCTCTACCCGCCGGACGGCGACGTCGCCGCCGCCGTCGACATCGCCGCAGACCTCGTCCACGGAGGTGCCCAGTGA
- the iolC gene encoding 5-dehydro-2-deoxygluconokinase: MVDLVAMGRTGVDIYPLDHGVPLEEVRTFEKFLGGSATNVAVAAARYGRSATLVTKTGADAFGRYVRSEAERLGVRGEHITPIEGEGPPTPVTFCEVHPPDDFPLYFYRYPTAPDLMLTDADLPLEEIRSARVFWTTVTGLCREPSRSAHHTAFAARDRRPHTVLDLDYRPMFWADPSEASAEVGRALEHVTIAVGNSQECEVAVGESDAHRAADALLERGLELAVVKQGPKGVLAATADERIEVPPYFVEVVNGLGAGDAFGGALVHGLLEGWDLRRLVEFANVAGAIVASRLECSTAMPTADEVEAGLADWATKGART; encoded by the coding sequence ATGGTCGACCTCGTCGCGATGGGCCGGACCGGGGTGGACATCTACCCGCTCGACCACGGTGTCCCGCTGGAGGAGGTGCGCACCTTCGAGAAGTTCCTCGGTGGGTCGGCCACCAATGTGGCGGTCGCCGCCGCCAGGTACGGCCGCAGCGCGACCCTGGTGACCAAGACCGGGGCGGACGCCTTCGGGCGCTACGTGCGGTCCGAGGCCGAGCGGCTCGGGGTCCGGGGTGAGCACATCACCCCCATCGAGGGAGAGGGCCCGCCGACGCCGGTGACCTTCTGCGAGGTGCACCCGCCGGACGACTTCCCGCTGTACTTCTACCGGTACCCGACGGCGCCGGACCTCATGCTCACCGATGCGGACCTGCCGCTGGAGGAGATCCGCTCCGCCCGGGTCTTCTGGACCACGGTGACCGGCCTGTGCCGGGAGCCCTCCCGGTCAGCGCACCACACCGCCTTCGCCGCCCGCGACCGTCGCCCGCACACGGTCCTCGACCTCGACTACCGCCCCATGTTCTGGGCCGACCCGAGCGAGGCCTCCGCCGAGGTCGGCCGGGCCCTGGAGCACGTGACCATCGCGGTGGGCAACTCACAGGAGTGCGAGGTGGCCGTCGGTGAGAGCGACGCGCACCGGGCAGCCGACGCGCTCCTGGAGCGCGGCCTGGAGCTCGCCGTCGTCAAGCAGGGACCCAAGGGCGTGCTGGCGGCCACCGCGGACGAGCGGATCGAGGTCCCCCCGTACTTCGTCGAGGTCGTCAACGGACTCGGCGCGGGCGATGCCTTCGGCGGGGCCCTCGTCCACGGACTCCTCGAGGGCTGGGACCTGCGGCGTCTCGTGGAGTTCGCCAACGTCGCCGGCGCGATCGTCGCCTCCCGCCTCGAGTGCAGCACGGCGATGCCGACTGCCGACGAGGTCGAGGCCGGCCTCGCGGACTGGGCGACGAAGGGGGCGAGGACGTGA
- a CDS encoding TIM barrel protein: MTETAIPPLTERIAAAPISWGVCEVPGWGWQHQPPTVLSEMRELGIAATEFGPDGFLPDSPQGKADTLAQYGLAAVGQFVPVVLHDPASDPLPTVEAAMAGLVAAHASTVVIAAATGAEGYDDRPELDEAGWSTLLANLDRIDEAAARLGLTATLHPHVGTMVETGEETDRVLAGSRIGLCLDTGHLLIGGGDPVRVAVEHPDRIAHMHLKDVDLAWARKVQDGSAAYTDAVASGMYVALGEGDVDIAAIVASLEGAGYTGWYVLEQDTILAGDPADPTTTKGAGDPVADVRTSIAHLTTIAESLPGSDGSGA; the protein is encoded by the coding sequence ATGACCGAGACCGCCATCCCGCCGCTGACCGAGCGCATCGCCGCCGCGCCCATCTCCTGGGGCGTGTGCGAGGTGCCCGGCTGGGGCTGGCAGCACCAACCGCCGACCGTCCTCAGCGAGATGCGTGAGCTGGGCATCGCCGCGACCGAGTTCGGTCCCGACGGCTTCCTGCCCGACTCGCCGCAGGGCAAGGCGGACACGCTCGCCCAGTACGGTCTCGCGGCCGTGGGCCAGTTCGTGCCGGTCGTGCTCCACGACCCCGCCTCCGACCCCCTTCCCACCGTCGAGGCCGCGATGGCCGGGCTCGTCGCCGCGCACGCCTCGACCGTCGTCATCGCCGCGGCCACCGGCGCCGAGGGCTACGACGACCGCCCCGAGCTCGACGAGGCGGGCTGGTCCACACTCCTGGCCAACCTCGACCGCATCGACGAGGCCGCGGCCCGGCTCGGGCTCACGGCCACCCTCCACCCGCACGTGGGCACGATGGTCGAGACGGGGGAGGAGACCGACCGGGTACTCGCCGGCTCACGCATCGGGCTCTGCCTCGACACCGGTCACCTCCTCATCGGCGGCGGTGACCCCGTCCGGGTCGCCGTCGAGCACCCGGACCGCATCGCCCACATGCACCTCAAGGACGTCGACCTGGCCTGGGCGCGCAAGGTCCAGGACGGGTCCGCCGCCTACACCGACGCCGTCGCCTCGGGGATGTACGTCGCGCTCGGCGAGGGTGACGTGGACATCGCGGCCATCGTGGCCTCGCTCGAGGGAGCGGGCTACACGGGGTGGTACGTCCTCGAGCAGGACACCATCCTCGCCGGCGACCCGGCGGACCCCACCACGACGAAGGGGGCCGGTGACCCCGTCGCGGACGTGCGCACCTCCATCGCCCACCTGACGACGATCGCCGAGTCCCTGCCCGGCTCCGACGGGTCGGGTGCCTGA
- a CDS encoding Gfo/Idh/MocA family protein, whose amino-acid sequence MRIGLTGLGRIGAFHADTLLGLPAVDTLVVTDARPETARAVAERLRAEHPGSEVQVVDTPEELVAAGLDGLVVATATAGHAEWIRRGLTAGIPTFCEKPVAGTLEETIELAGLEADSSTPVHVGHQRRFDAGFRRAREAVASGEFGFVHTIRANTHDQDPPPAEFIATSGGIFRDCGVHDFDAIRFVTGREVVSVYATGSNKGADYFSEAGDVDTGAAVLTLDDDTLVLMSTTRYNGGGHDVRMEVMGEKGTVAVGLDHSLAMTSAEPGTDFPRGPQKWSFMERFLPAYQAELTAFFDVAAGRAESPCTIADALEAFRTAEACELSRAEGRAVTLSEIKGL is encoded by the coding sequence ATGCGCATCGGACTGACCGGCCTCGGCCGGATCGGCGCGTTCCACGCCGACACCCTGCTCGGCCTGCCGGCCGTCGACACGCTCGTGGTCACCGACGCCCGCCCGGAGACGGCACGCGCGGTGGCCGAGCGGCTGCGCGCCGAGCACCCCGGCAGTGAGGTGCAGGTCGTCGACACCCCGGAGGAGCTCGTCGCCGCAGGCCTGGACGGGCTCGTCGTCGCGACCGCCACGGCCGGCCACGCCGAGTGGATCCGTCGCGGCCTCACGGCCGGGATCCCGACCTTCTGCGAGAAGCCCGTCGCCGGTACCCTCGAGGAGACGATCGAGCTGGCCGGCCTCGAGGCCGACAGCAGCACCCCGGTGCACGTCGGCCACCAGCGTCGCTTCGACGCCGGCTTCCGCCGGGCGCGCGAGGCGGTCGCGTCGGGTGAGTTCGGTTTCGTGCACACCATCCGGGCCAACACCCACGACCAGGACCCGCCCCCGGCCGAGTTCATCGCGACCTCCGGCGGGATCTTCCGCGACTGCGGTGTCCACGACTTCGACGCGATCCGCTTCGTCACCGGACGCGAGGTCGTCTCCGTGTACGCCACCGGCTCCAACAAGGGCGCCGACTACTTCAGCGAGGCCGGCGACGTCGACACCGGCGCCGCCGTCCTCACGCTCGACGACGACACCCTCGTGCTCATGTCGACCACCCGCTACAACGGCGGCGGGCACGACGTGCGCATGGAGGTCATGGGGGAGAAGGGCACCGTCGCGGTCGGCCTCGACCACTCCCTGGCCATGACCAGTGCCGAGCCGGGCACCGACTTCCCCCGCGGCCCGCAGAAGTGGTCCTTCATGGAGCGCTTCCTGCCCGCCTACCAGGCGGAGCTGACCGCCTTCTTCGACGTGGCCGCGGGTCGGGCCGAGAGCCCCTGCACCATCGCCGACGCCCTCGAGGCGTTCCGCACCGCCGAGGCGTGCGAGCTCTCCCGTGCCGAGGGCCGCGCCGTTACCCTCTCCGAGATCAAGGGACTGTGA
- a CDS encoding GntR family transcriptional regulator — MPAVQLDVLIDRESPVPLYHQLSEQLTAAVDDGRLEPGDPFENEVALARRLGLSRPTVRRAIQEMVDQGLLVRRRGLGTTVANRKVHRKARLSSLFDDLEAEGREPRTRVVEMGPSTDERAAAALDLEPGTEMISIVRVRLAGDLPLAIMHNWLPPAQSDITRADLEEQGLYALLRRRGVKPVVAQQSIGARMPTATERRELDLGNGQPVLTMTRMAFDAAGDAIEFGDHAYRAEDYTIDLMLDER; from the coding sequence ATGCCCGCTGTGCAGCTCGACGTCCTCATCGACCGCGAGTCGCCCGTGCCGCTGTACCACCAGCTCTCGGAGCAGCTCACCGCCGCGGTCGACGACGGTCGGCTGGAGCCGGGCGACCCCTTCGAGAACGAGGTCGCCCTCGCCCGGCGGCTGGGACTCTCCCGGCCGACCGTGCGCCGCGCGATCCAGGAGATGGTCGACCAGGGTCTCCTCGTGCGACGCCGCGGCCTCGGGACCACCGTCGCCAACCGCAAGGTGCACCGCAAGGCCAGGCTCTCCTCCCTCTTCGACGACCTCGAGGCCGAGGGCCGCGAGCCGCGCACGCGTGTCGTGGAGATGGGGCCCTCCACGGACGAGCGGGCGGCGGCCGCACTCGACCTCGAGCCGGGGACGGAGATGATCTCGATCGTGCGGGTGCGCCTTGCCGGGGACCTCCCGCTGGCGATCATGCACAACTGGCTGCCACCGGCCCAGTCGGACATCACCAGGGCGGACCTGGAGGAGCAGGGCCTCTACGCACTGCTGCGCCGGCGCGGGGTGAAGCCAGTGGTCGCCCAGCAGTCCATCGGTGCCCGGATGCCCACCGCCACGGAGCGCCGCGAGCTCGACCTCGGCAACGGTCAGCCCGTCCTGACGATGACGCGCATGGCCTTCGACGCCGCGGGCGACGCCATCGAGTTCGGCGACCACGCCTACCGCGCCGAGGACTACACCATCGACCTGATGCTCGACGAGCGCTGA
- a CDS encoding MATE family efflux transporter, with product MTAQPQPRRAGPREVLALAVPAFLALVAEPLFLMVDAAVVGRLGVVPLAGLGTASSVLLTAAGVFVFLAYGTTSVVARQVGAGSPRGAIEVGTGGVWLAGGLGVVAALVVGSAARPIAGVFGSSPEALDQAVTYLQVSALGLPGMLLVLSATGILRGLMDTRTPLVVSVFGFGGNAALSALLVLGLDMGIAGAAWGTVIAQWGMALALLAVVLHRGRGVGASLRPHIGRVVSAALDGAPLLVRTLALRAIILLTVYVAAGFGDVPLAAYQVTTTIWSLLTFALDALAIAGQALTGASLGGGDADGAREATTLMVRWGVWGGVGLGVVILLLHRAIPHMFTQDPQVQAAIAGGLVVIALAQPLSGYVFVIDGVLIGAGDGPWLAGSMTLVLIAYVPVVALARSLGDGHGDVVSVVVLWAAFTVFMLLRGACMAWRIRGDAWAVLGAERPRRG from the coding sequence ATGACCGCCCAGCCACAGCCGAGGCGAGCCGGGCCGCGCGAGGTCCTGGCCCTGGCCGTACCCGCCTTCCTCGCCCTGGTGGCCGAGCCGCTCTTCCTCATGGTCGATGCCGCGGTCGTCGGTCGGCTCGGGGTCGTCCCCCTCGCCGGGCTGGGCACCGCGAGCTCCGTCCTGCTCACCGCGGCCGGGGTCTTCGTCTTCCTCGCCTACGGCACGACCAGCGTCGTCGCCCGCCAGGTCGGTGCCGGCTCGCCACGGGGCGCGATCGAGGTCGGCACGGGAGGGGTGTGGCTGGCCGGTGGCCTGGGCGTGGTGGCGGCCCTCGTCGTCGGGTCGGCCGCCCGGCCGATCGCAGGGGTCTTCGGTTCCTCCCCCGAGGCGCTCGACCAGGCGGTGACCTACCTGCAGGTCAGCGCCCTCGGGCTGCCCGGGATGCTCCTCGTCCTCTCCGCGACCGGCATCCTGCGCGGCCTGATGGACACCCGCACGCCGCTGGTGGTCTCGGTCTTCGGCTTCGGCGGCAATGCCGCGCTCTCGGCGCTGCTCGTCCTCGGCCTGGACATGGGCATCGCCGGGGCCGCGTGGGGCACGGTCATCGCCCAGTGGGGCATGGCCCTCGCGCTCCTGGCCGTCGTCCTGCACCGGGGTCGGGGGGTGGGCGCCTCCCTTCGCCCGCACATCGGTCGGGTCGTCTCCGCCGCCCTGGACGGCGCTCCGCTGCTCGTGCGCACCCTGGCCCTGCGGGCGATCATCCTGCTCACCGTCTACGTGGCCGCGGGCTTCGGCGACGTCCCGCTCGCCGCCTACCAGGTGACGACGACGATCTGGTCCCTGCTGACCTTCGCCCTCGACGCGCTGGCCATCGCCGGCCAGGCGCTCACCGGGGCCTCCCTCGGCGGCGGCGACGCCGACGGGGCGCGGGAGGCAACGACGCTCATGGTCCGGTGGGGAGTGTGGGGCGGGGTGGGCCTCGGCGTGGTCATCCTCCTGCTGCACCGGGCCATCCCGCACATGTTCACCCAGGACCCGCAGGTACAGGCGGCGATCGCCGGTGGTCTCGTCGTCATCGCCCTCGCCCAGCCCCTCTCGGGGTACGTCTTCGTCATCGACGGGGTCCTCATCGGCGCCGGTGACGGCCCCTGGCTGGCCGGCTCGATGACGCTCGTGCTGATCGCCTACGTGCCGGTCGTCGCCCTGGCGCGCTCCCTCGGTGACGGGCACGGTGACGTGGTCTCGGTCGTCGTGCTCTGGGCCGCGTTCACGGTCTTCATGCTGCTGCGGGGCGCGTGCATGGCCTGGCGCATCCGGGGGGACGCCTGGGCCGTGCTCGGGGCCGAGCGCCCGCGACGGGGGTGA
- a CDS encoding alanine/glycine:cation symporter family protein, producing MVSPLLIPTAESGPLKSIEDSINSFFEPFAVWISGWVFYAFPIAGISIPIVVIWLVAAATIITIFLGFVQFRSFKLAIEVVRGKFSHPDDPGEITHFQALSSALSGTVGLGNIAGVGAAMALGGAGATFWMIVCGLLGMATKFAECSMGVKYRHQNADGTFSGGPFKYLPIAFGRIFGKIPAMILTGAFAIAIFGFGVGGGNMFQANQTFVQARDVTGGSDGFLGSDGAALIFGLVLAGLIAAVILGGIKSIARVTSKLVPFMGIMYVVACLFVILANVGQVGSAIGAIIEGAFTPEAGLGGLVGVLIVGFQRAAFSNEAGLGSAPIAHSPVKTRRPTSEGFVALLEPFIDTVIVCTMTALTIIIADAPSFRDGVDQVIAGEGVPNGVTLTSDAFETFLPWFPIVLAVAVALFAFSTLITWSYYGEKAWEFFFGHTKTSLNIYRFIFCTFTVIGTVLTFSQVLTITDSFLFICGFINLAALYILLPEIRQDMKEYIADRKSGRLYELGAEDDAHLAEIRAEHGNTGELPKMKGTEQRHHTEE from the coding sequence ATGGTGTCACCACTCCTCATACCGACCGCTGAGTCCGGACCACTGAAGTCCATCGAGGACTCGATCAACAGCTTCTTCGAGCCCTTCGCCGTTTGGATCTCCGGGTGGGTCTTCTACGCCTTCCCCATCGCCGGGATCTCGATCCCCATCGTCGTGATCTGGCTCGTGGCCGCGGCCACGATCATCACCATCTTCCTTGGTTTCGTGCAGTTCCGTTCGTTCAAGCTCGCGATCGAGGTCGTGCGAGGCAAGTTCTCCCACCCCGACGACCCCGGCGAGATCACCCACTTCCAAGCACTCTCGTCCGCCCTCTCCGGCACCGTCGGCCTCGGCAACATCGCCGGTGTCGGCGCCGCGATGGCCCTCGGTGGCGCCGGCGCCACCTTCTGGATGATCGTCTGCGGTCTGCTGGGCATGGCGACGAAGTTCGCCGAGTGCAGCATGGGCGTGAAGTACCGGCACCAGAACGCCGACGGCACCTTCTCCGGCGGGCCGTTCAAGTACCTCCCGATCGCCTTCGGCCGGATCTTCGGCAAGATCCCGGCGATGATCCTCACCGGCGCCTTCGCCATCGCCATCTTCGGCTTCGGCGTCGGCGGCGGCAACATGTTCCAGGCCAACCAGACCTTCGTCCAGGCCCGGGACGTCACCGGCGGCAGCGACGGCTTCCTCGGCTCGGACGGAGCCGCACTGATCTTCGGTCTCGTCCTCGCCGGCCTCATCGCCGCGGTCATCCTCGGTGGGATCAAGTCCATCGCCCGTGTCACGAGCAAGCTGGTGCCCTTCATGGGCATCATGTACGTCGTCGCGTGCCTCTTCGTCATCCTCGCCAACGTCGGGCAGGTCGGCTCCGCCATCGGCGCGATCATCGAGGGTGCCTTCACCCCGGAGGCCGGTCTCGGTGGTCTCGTCGGTGTCCTGATCGTCGGTTTCCAGCGTGCCGCCTTCTCCAACGAGGCGGGTCTGGGTTCCGCGCCCATCGCGCACTCCCCGGTCAAGACCCGGCGTCCCACCTCGGAGGGCTTCGTCGCCCTGCTCGAGCCCTTCATCGACACCGTGATCGTCTGCACGATGACCGCCCTGACGATCATCATCGCCGACGCCCCGTCCTTCCGGGACGGCGTCGACCAGGTCATCGCGGGCGAGGGCGTGCCCAACGGCGTCACCCTCACCTCCGACGCCTTCGAGACCTTCCTGCCCTGGTTCCCGATCGTGCTGGCGGTGGCCGTCGCGCTCTTCGCGTTCTCGACCCTGATCACCTGGAGCTACTACGGCGAGAAGGCCTGGGAGTTCTTCTTCGGCCACACGAAGACGTCGCTGAACATCTACCGGTTCATCTTCTGCACCTTCACCGTCATCGGTACGGTCCTGACCTTCAGCCAGGTGCTGACGATCACCGACTCGTTCCTCTTCATCTGCGGCTTCATCAACCTCGCCGCCCTGTACATCCTCCTCCCGGAGATCCGTCAGGACATGAAGGAGTACATCGCCGACCGCAAGTCCGGTCGTCTCTACGAGCTCGGCGCCGAGGACGACGCGCACCTCGCCGAGATCCGTGCCGAGCACGGCAACACCGGTGAGCTGCCCAAGATGAAGGGCACCGAGCAGCGCCACCACACGGAGGAGTGA
- a CDS encoding OmpA family protein yields the protein MLGASATAAGDEPLTIDSLPAVSDSAIADQRVSIDVPELTAITVPDIETFEPEVEQSGDETVVSLQTDVLFRFGEATLTSSAKDAVAAAVAELPDDAEVEVVGHTDSIGSDADNQKLSTQRARSVAEVIETERDDLSLDVSGRGESDPVEPNERGGEDNPQGREKNRRVELRYAS from the coding sequence GTGCTGGGCGCGAGCGCGACCGCGGCCGGCGACGAGCCGTTGACGATCGACAGCCTGCCCGCCGTCTCCGACTCCGCGATCGCCGACCAGCGCGTCAGCATCGACGTCCCGGAGCTCACCGCCATCACGGTGCCCGACATCGAGACCTTCGAGCCGGAGGTCGAGCAGTCCGGCGACGAGACCGTCGTCAGCCTCCAGACGGATGTGCTCTTCCGCTTCGGTGAGGCCACGCTGACCTCGTCCGCCAAGGACGCGGTCGCCGCCGCCGTGGCCGAGCTGCCCGACGACGCCGAGGTCGAGGTCGTCGGGCACACCGACTCGATCGGCTCGGACGCGGACAACCAGAAGCTGTCGACGCAGCGAGCCCGCTCCGTTGCAGAGGTCATCGAGACCGAGCGCGACGACCTCTCGCTCGACGTGAGCGGGAGGGGGGAGTCCGACCCGGTGGAGCCCAACGAGCGCGGCGGCGAGGACAACCCGCAGGGGCGGGAGAAGAACCGCCGCGTCGAGCTGCGCTACGCCAGCTGA
- the rplI gene encoding 50S ribosomal protein L9 has product MKVILTHEVSGLGTPGDVVDVKPGYARNFLYRRGLATQWTKGAQKQVDAIAAGRAARAVKSLEEAQSIKGNLEAQQVTVTAHAGESGRLFGAVTSREVAEAIRAGGGPEIDRRTIEIPTPIKNVGPAEAFVRLHPEVQAKVALDVVAG; this is encoded by the coding sequence ATGAAGGTCATCCTCACCCACGAGGTGTCCGGCCTCGGTACCCCCGGTGACGTCGTCGACGTCAAGCCGGGCTACGCCCGCAACTTCCTCTACCGCCGTGGCCTGGCCACGCAGTGGACGAAGGGGGCGCAGAAGCAGGTCGACGCCATCGCCGCCGGTCGCGCAGCGCGCGCCGTGAAGTCCCTCGAGGAGGCGCAGTCCATCAAGGGCAACCTCGAGGCCCAGCAGGTCACGGTCACCGCCCACGCGGGCGAGTCGGGCCGTCTCTTCGGTGCCGTCACCAGCCGTGAGGTCGCCGAGGCGATCCGGGCCGGTGGTGGCCCGGAGATCGACCGTCGCACGATCGAGATCCCGACGCCGATCAAGAACGTCGGCCCTGCCGAGGCCTTTGTCCGCCTGCACCCCGAGGTGCAGGCAAAGGTCGCCCTGGACGTCGTCGCCGGCTGA
- the rpsR gene encoding 30S ribosomal protein S18, whose product MAKPVVRKPKKKANPLKAAKVENIDYKDANLLRKFVSDRGKIRARRVTGVSVQEQRRIATAVKNAREMALLPYSSSNR is encoded by the coding sequence ATGGCCAAGCCCGTTGTGCGCAAGCCCAAGAAGAAGGCCAACCCGCTGAAGGCGGCGAAGGTCGAGAACATCGACTACAAGGACGCGAACCTGCTGCGCAAGTTCGTCTCCGACCGCGGCAAGATCCGCGCCCGCCGCGTCACCGGCGTCTCCGTCCAGGAGCAGCGCCGCATCGCGACCGCTGTGAAGAACGCCCGGGAGATGGCGCTGCTGCCCTACTCCTCGTCCAACCGCTGA
- a CDS encoding single-stranded DNA-binding protein: protein MAGETPITVVGNLTADPELRFTPSGAAVANFTVASTPRTFDRQTNEWKDAETLFMRCSVWREAAENAAESLVRGARVVVTGRLVSRSWEDKETGQKRTVMEMQVDEVGPSLRYATAKVTKTQRGGGGGQGGGWGGGAPQGGGSGFGGQQSDPWATGGQQGGAQPQPGFGGQPAGGQGGQPGGGWGNAPSYDEPPF from the coding sequence ATGGCAGGCGAGACCCCCATCACCGTCGTCGGAAACCTCACGGCTGACCCGGAGCTCCGGTTCACCCCGAGCGGCGCGGCCGTGGCCAACTTCACCGTTGCGTCCACCCCGCGCACCTTCGACCGTCAGACCAACGAGTGGAAGGACGCGGAGACGCTCTTCATGCGCTGCTCCGTGTGGCGCGAGGCCGCGGAGAACGCCGCCGAGTCGCTGGTGCGTGGCGCGCGCGTCGTCGTCACCGGCCGCCTCGTCTCCCGCTCGTGGGAGGACAAGGAGACCGGGCAGAAGCGCACCGTCATGGAGATGCAGGTCGACGAGGTCGGCCCGTCGCTGCGTTACGCCACCGCCAAGGTGACGAAGACCCAGCGCGGCGGTGGCGGCGGCCAGGGTGGCGGCTGGGGCGGAGGCGCGCCGCAGGGCGGCGGCTCCGGCTTCGGTGGCCAGCAGTCCGACCCGTGGGCGACCGGTGGCCAGCAGGGTGGCGCCCAGCCGCAGCCCGGCTTCGGCGGCCAGCCCGCCGGTGGCCAGGGTGGTCAGCCCGGTGGTGGCTGGGGCAACGCGCCCAGCTACGACGAGCCCCCCTTCTGA